A window of the Syntrophothermus lipocalidus DSM 12680 genome harbors these coding sequences:
- a CDS encoding adenylosuccinate synthase has product MSAVVVVGSQWGDEGKGKVTDFLARKADLIVRYQGGSNAGHTVVNGDKKFMLHLIPSGILYPDKVCVIGNGVVLDLELLLEEIDRLEKQGVDTSNLRISSRAHILMPYHKRLDELQELGCRQLGTTKRGIGPAYADKIERVGFRMIDALDPDFPSRFEAVVREKNRVLETVYGDPGYDYEELLNRVQDCMDRLRKYVVDTSILVNNAINEGKRVLLEGAQGTLLDIDHGTYPYVTSSHPTAGGACVGAGVGPTRIARVLGVVKAYTTRVGEGPFPTELTDEVGDYIRARGAEFGTTTGRPRRCGWLDAVILRYATRLNGLTDLAVTKLDVLDDFDRIKICVAYKHKGKIIEEFPESLRVLKDCEPVYVEVEGWKCSLEGCKTYEDLPLKAQRYIEKISELTGVPVCLVAVGPKRQQTVVIKEIF; this is encoded by the coding sequence TTGTCGGCGGTAGTTGTGGTGGGGTCTCAGTGGGGAGACGAAGGGAAAGGCAAGGTTACAGACTTTCTCGCTCGCAAGGCAGATTTGATAGTAAGGTACCAAGGGGGAAGCAATGCCGGGCATACGGTGGTGAACGGGGATAAAAAATTCATGCTCCACTTGATTCCTTCGGGAATACTGTATCCAGATAAGGTTTGTGTTATTGGAAACGGGGTAGTCCTCGACCTTGAACTGTTGCTAGAAGAAATAGACCGCCTAGAAAAACAAGGGGTAGACACCTCCAATCTGAGGATCAGCAGCCGGGCGCATATACTGATGCCTTATCATAAGAGACTGGATGAACTGCAAGAACTAGGTTGCAGGCAATTAGGGACAACCAAGAGGGGCATTGGCCCCGCTTACGCCGACAAGATCGAGCGGGTTGGGTTTCGCATGATAGACGCTCTGGATCCCGATTTTCCCAGCCGGTTTGAGGCGGTGGTTAGAGAAAAGAACCGGGTGCTCGAGACTGTATACGGTGACCCTGGTTATGATTATGAGGAACTGCTGAACCGGGTTCAAGATTGTATGGATCGACTGCGCAAATACGTGGTTGATACATCGATCCTGGTTAATAACGCGATTAACGAAGGCAAAAGGGTTTTGCTGGAAGGCGCGCAAGGGACACTCCTTGACATCGATCACGGGACTTATCCGTACGTGACTTCTTCGCATCCTACGGCCGGGGGGGCGTGTGTAGGTGCGGGAGTTGGACCTACCCGTATCGCCCGGGTTCTCGGAGTGGTAAAGGCTTATACTACCAGAGTTGGAGAGGGGCCGTTTCCTACCGAGTTGACCGATGAAGTCGGGGACTATATTCGCGCTCGTGGAGCTGAGTTCGGAACCACTACCGGTCGCCCTAGACGTTGCGGCTGGCTGGACGCGGTTATTCTCCGCTATGCGACCCGATTGAACGGGTTGACCGATTTGGCGGTGACCAAGCTCGATGTGTTAGATGATTTCGACCGCATTAAGATCTGCGTAGCCTACAAACACAAGGGCAAGATTATCGAGGAATTTCCAGAAAGCTTACGGGTTCTTAAGGACTGCGAACCCGTATACGTTGAGGTGGAAGGGTGGAAGTGTAGTCTTGAAGGCTGCAAGACCTACGAAGATCTACCTCTGAAAGCCCAAAGATATATAGAAAAAATCAGTGAATTGACAGGGGTTCCTGTTTGTCTTGTCGCCGTTGGCCCCAAGAGGCAACAGACGGTTGTCATAAAAGAGATTTTTTAA
- a CDS encoding MazG-like family protein, translating into MSIAENLRVIEWLKAELVESVAALFKSLTRGGEEAINDALATIIITTYILGRRLGIAFKDVDRKVQGKLRLSISEAHEVEKWYGDLSELLKYLEENKAIKSTLD; encoded by the coding sequence ATCAGTATTGCCGAGAATCTCAGGGTCATCGAATGGCTAAAAGCCGAGTTGGTAGAGTCAGTAGCTGCTTTGTTTAAGTCGCTGACGCGAGGGGGCGAAGAAGCTATAAACGATGCGCTGGCCACGATAATCATAACTACGTATATTTTGGGGCGAAGGTTAGGGATTGCATTTAAGGACGTTGACAGGAAGGTTCAGGGGAAACTAAGGTTGAGTATCAGCGAAGCCCATGAGGTAGAAAAATGGTACGGTGACCTCTCGGAACTGCTCAAGTATTTGGAGGAAAATAAAGCTATAAAAAGCACCTTGGATTGA
- a CDS encoding CBS and ACT domain-containing protein, with the protein MKVKDKMTPNPIVIALDTTVAEAMQLMRDHSIRRLPVMNRGKLVGIVTERDLSEVSPSPATSLSVFEINYLLAKTKIKDILPKNSQVITVSPDTFIEEAARLMRAHKVGGIPVMENGKLVGIITETNIFDALIDMLGVYRKGTRIDMKVEDRVGVVAEISSIIASKSINIENIVLYPDLARGDYNLILRIDTEDPQEVLEELKHRGYEIKSVFVKR; encoded by the coding sequence GTGAAGGTCAAAGACAAAATGACTCCCAACCCGATCGTCATTGCTCTAGATACGACCGTAGCTGAGGCCATGCAGTTGATGAGGGATCACAGTATAAGGCGTCTACCAGTCATGAACCGGGGGAAGTTGGTAGGAATCGTCACCGAGAGGGACCTGAGCGAGGTTTCTCCATCGCCTGCAACGTCCCTGAGTGTTTTCGAAATCAACTATCTTCTAGCCAAGACCAAGATAAAAGACATCCTTCCCAAGAACAGCCAGGTAATAACCGTCAGCCCGGACACTTTCATCGAAGAAGCAGCCCGCCTCATGCGCGCCCACAAGGTTGGCGGCATCCCGGTGATGGAAAACGGAAAACTGGTAGGGATAATCACGGAGACAAACATATTCGATGCGCTGATTGACATGCTCGGAGTCTACCGCAAAGGCACCCGTATTGACATGAAGGTAGAGGATAGGGTTGGAGTCGTGGCCGAGATATCAAGCATCATAGCCTCGAAAAGCATTAACATAGAAAATATCGTGCTTTACCCTGACCTGGCTCGCGGTGATTATAATCTAATTCTGCGCATCGACACCGAGGATCCGCAGGAAGTACTGGAAGAACTTAAGCACAGAGGGTACGAAATAAAGTCAGTCTTTGTAAAACGCTGA
- the rpsF gene encoding 30S ribosomal protein S6: MRPYELMYILRPDLTPEAIEAAKERVRTIIASTGGEFEREAEGWGKRRLAYEIEDFTEGYYVVCYFKGQPETVRELDRVLKISEDFLRHIILRLDER, from the coding sequence ATGCGCCCGTACGAGCTCATGTACATCTTGCGGCCAGATCTGACGCCGGAGGCTATCGAAGCTGCCAAGGAGAGGGTCAGAACCATAATAGCCTCAACAGGGGGAGAATTTGAGCGAGAGGCCGAAGGATGGGGCAAGCGAAGGTTGGCGTACGAAATCGAGGATTTCACCGAAGGATACTACGTTGTATGTTACTTCAAAGGCCAGCCTGAAACAGTCCGCGAACTAGACCGGGTACTGAAGATATCCGAGGACTTTCTGCGCCATATCATTCTGCGATTGGACGAACGCTAA
- a CDS encoding DUF951 domain-containing protein — protein sequence MEPKRFSLGDIVRMRKPHPCGSYEWEITRLGADIKIRCQKCNRQVMLPRAKFERNVLKVLSQQGKELDG from the coding sequence GTGGAACCCAAACGTTTTTCTCTAGGCGACATCGTAAGGATGAGAAAGCCGCACCCGTGCGGCAGCTATGAGTGGGAGATTACCCGACTGGGAGCTGACATCAAGATACGTTGCCAAAAGTGTAATCGACAGGTAATGCTCCCCAGAGCCAAGTTTGAACGAAATGTTCTCAAGGTGTTGAGCCAGCAGGGAAAGGAACTTGATGGCTAA
- a CDS encoding HEPN domain-containing protein, translating to MNAATLAQSYLIKATKRLKILDVLLSEEAYSDVVREAQEVVELALKGILRQIGIDPPKQHDVGYLIVEYKDRLPDEVEANAAKLAGISKWLRKEREFAFYGDIDFIPTEEYSVQDAITAIEDATFTVKMASLVIGYPQKRDE from the coding sequence ATGAACGCGGCCACGCTGGCTCAAAGCTACCTGATCAAAGCCACAAAAAGGCTGAAGATACTCGACGTACTGCTATCGGAAGAAGCTTACTCTGACGTAGTTCGGGAGGCCCAAGAGGTAGTCGAGCTGGCTTTGAAAGGTATCTTGAGACAAATAGGGATAGACCCCCCCAAACAGCACGATGTAGGGTACCTTATCGTGGAGTACAAGGATCGCCTTCCCGATGAAGTCGAGGCTAACGCTGCTAAACTGGCAGGGATATCGAAGTGGTTGCGCAAAGAAAGAGAATTTGCCTTTTACGGCGATATAGACTTCATCCCGACGGAGGAATACTCAGTCCAGGACGCAATTACAGCCATCGAAGACGCTACCTTTACCGTAAAGATGGCTTCGCTGGTCATCGGCTACCCTCAAAAAAGAGATGAGTAA
- a CDS encoding aminopeptidase — protein MGQPQEKEEVFGNAWLTMEEEEKRRAFEFAAGYIEFLNRAKTERETATFIERAVHEQGFLDLGKCETLKAGQKVYVKQKGKIAAVAVIGQEPLEKGFNIIASHLDSPRLDLKPRPLYEKDGMVWLKTHYYGGIKKYQWTAIPLALHGIVVRKNGTKLIVRLGDQECEPVFTVPDLLPHLAREQMEKKMSEAVSGEGLNLLAGNIPGSEAEKEAIKAAILKRLRQEYGIEEEDFASAELEAVPVFRARDVGFDRSMVGGYGQDDRVSVYTSLKAILEVEEPPRTAMCIFADKEEIGSTGNTGLRSYFLENLAAEMLFRVGQREYLSVRRALASSRALSADVNAAVDPNYEQVFEKMNNSFLGRGVVITKYTGSKGKYDANDANPEFVAWVRQLFDANGVVWQVGELGKVDEGGGGTVAQYLARYGMEVLDCGVALLAMHSPFEVASKADIYHAYKGYKAFLMAGDPTYEPSWW, from the coding sequence ATGGGACAGCCACAAGAAAAAGAAGAGGTTTTCGGGAATGCGTGGCTCACGATGGAAGAGGAAGAGAAGCGCCGGGCATTCGAATTTGCAGCCGGGTATATTGAGTTTTTGAACCGGGCCAAGACCGAGCGAGAGACCGCAACCTTTATTGAACGGGCAGTGCACGAACAGGGTTTTCTGGATTTGGGTAAGTGTGAAACTCTGAAAGCGGGACAGAAGGTCTATGTTAAGCAAAAAGGGAAAATCGCGGCGGTGGCCGTGATTGGGCAGGAACCACTGGAGAAGGGTTTCAATATCATAGCCTCCCACTTGGATTCCCCTAGGTTAGACCTCAAGCCTCGGCCGCTGTATGAGAAGGACGGGATGGTTTGGCTGAAAACTCATTACTATGGGGGAATTAAGAAATACCAGTGGACAGCGATACCTCTTGCTCTACACGGCATAGTAGTGAGAAAGAATGGAACCAAACTTATCGTAAGATTGGGGGATCAAGAGTGTGAACCTGTTTTCACCGTCCCCGACTTGTTACCACATCTGGCCCGAGAACAGATGGAAAAGAAGATGAGCGAGGCCGTAAGCGGTGAAGGACTTAATCTTTTGGCAGGCAACATCCCGGGAAGCGAAGCGGAGAAGGAAGCGATTAAAGCGGCTATTTTGAAGAGACTCAGACAGGAATACGGGATTGAGGAGGAAGACTTCGCCAGTGCCGAGCTGGAAGCGGTTCCCGTATTTAGAGCGCGGGACGTTGGATTTGACCGGAGTATGGTCGGGGGCTATGGGCAAGATGATAGGGTCAGCGTGTATACCTCACTTAAGGCGATACTGGAAGTCGAAGAACCCCCAAGAACGGCAATGTGTATCTTTGCAGACAAGGAAGAAATAGGTAGCACTGGTAACACCGGACTCCGCTCATATTTTCTCGAGAACTTGGCAGCCGAAATGTTGTTCCGGGTTGGGCAACGCGAATATTTGTCGGTAAGACGGGCACTAGCATCGTCCAGAGCTCTTTCGGCCGATGTGAATGCAGCCGTAGACCCCAATTACGAACAGGTCTTCGAGAAGATGAACAATTCTTTCCTGGGACGTGGAGTGGTAATTACCAAGTATACAGGTTCTAAGGGTAAGTATGATGCCAACGATGCTAACCCGGAATTTGTAGCATGGGTTAGACAACTGTTCGATGCTAATGGAGTAGTATGGCAGGTAGGGGAATTGGGAAAGGTGGATGAAGGCGGCGGTGGCACGGTTGCACAGTATCTAGCTCGCTACGGGATGGAAGTGTTGGACTGCGGCGTAGCCTTACTGGCCATGCATTCTCCATTCGAAGTGGCTAGCAAAGCCGATATCTACCACGCTTACAAGGGATACAAGGCCTTTCTTATGGCCGGGGACCCAACCTACGAGCCCTCGTGGTGGTAG
- the yedF gene encoding sulfurtransferase-like selenium metabolism protein YedF: protein MERIVDARDLSGVLTPSLSPVEQAVLLVTGRTLGRGEEDLGKKLMRSFLFNLSQREGVVKTIVLINSGVLLAIEGSDVVEYLMTLERSGVEVLSCNACLDYYRVREKLMVGTVTNMYNVIDLLANAYKVITV from the coding sequence ATGGAGAGGATAGTCGATGCCCGCGATCTGTCGGGGGTGTTAACCCCTTCTCTTTCGCCTGTCGAGCAGGCGGTATTGCTGGTCACTGGGCGTACTCTAGGAAGAGGGGAGGAAGACCTGGGGAAAAAACTGATGAGAAGCTTCTTGTTCAACTTGAGCCAGCGGGAAGGAGTAGTAAAGACTATCGTCTTGATCAATTCGGGGGTTCTCTTGGCTATCGAGGGTTCGGATGTGGTTGAATACCTGATGACATTGGAAAGATCAGGAGTGGAGGTTCTTTCTTGTAACGCTTGCCTCGACTATTACCGGGTGAGAGAAAAACTCATGGTGGGCACAGTTACCAATATGTATAACGTAATAGACTTGCTGGCCAATGCTTACAAGGTGATTACGGTTTAG
- the rpsR gene encoding 30S ribosomal protein S18, translating into MKKERKKKRKQCNFCAEKIENIDYKDAARLRRYITERGKILPRRITGNCAKHQRRLTTAIKRAREMALLPFTAE; encoded by the coding sequence TTGAAAAAAGAACGAAAAAAGAAGAGAAAACAGTGTAATTTCTGTGCGGAAAAGATAGAGAACATCGACTACAAGGACGCAGCCCGCCTTCGCCGTTATATAACCGAGCGCGGCAAGATATTGCCGAGGCGGATTACGGGGAATTGCGCTAAACACCAGCGTCGCCTAACCACTGCCATTAAGAGGGCCAGGGAAATGGCGCTGCTTCCGTTTACCGCTGAATAA
- a CDS encoding ABC transporter ATP-binding protein, whose product MLRIDNINVYYGAIHALKNVSLEVEAGAIVTLIGANGAGKTTTLKTISGILRPRSGSVIFENRDITKLPPQAIVGLGICQVPEGRRIFPSMSVLENLEMGAYLRKDKQGIKTDMEMVFSRFPRLEERKKQIAGTLSGGEQQMLAIGRALMARPRLMLLDEPSMGLAPLLVREIFDIIKDINSQGTTILLVEQNAHMALSIADKAYVLETGEIVLEGAARDLMESEEVKKAYLGG is encoded by the coding sequence ATGTTGCGTATAGACAATATCAATGTTTACTATGGGGCCATTCATGCGCTAAAGAACGTGTCTCTGGAGGTTGAAGCAGGAGCCATAGTAACCCTTATAGGAGCAAACGGTGCAGGAAAGACCACGACCTTGAAGACCATATCCGGAATCTTGCGTCCCAGATCAGGATCTGTGATATTTGAAAACCGCGATATAACTAAGCTTCCTCCACAGGCGATAGTGGGGCTGGGGATTTGCCAGGTACCGGAGGGGCGAAGGATATTCCCTTCAATGTCGGTTTTGGAGAACCTGGAAATGGGAGCTTATCTACGCAAGGACAAACAAGGTATAAAGACAGATATGGAAATGGTTTTTTCCAGGTTTCCACGCCTTGAGGAGCGAAAGAAACAGATTGCCGGGACTTTGAGCGGGGGGGAACAGCAGATGCTGGCCATTGGCCGGGCCTTAATGGCTAGGCCACGGCTTATGTTGCTGGATGAACCTTCAATGGGTCTGGCGCCCCTTTTGGTGAGGGAGATTTTCGATATCATCAAAGATATCAATTCCCAGGGAACTACCATTCTCTTGGTCGAACAAAACGCGCATATGGCCTTATCAATTGCCGATAAGGCTTATGTTTTGGAAACCGGAGAAATAGTCCTTGAAGGAGCTGCGAGGGACCTTATGGAGAGCGAAGAGGTGAAAAAAGCTTACCTGGGAGGATGA
- a CDS encoding ABC transporter ATP-binding protein, with product MALLEVKNLYKSFGGLSALVDFNMMIEEGELVGLIGPNGAGKTTVFNLVTGVYRPDRGSIMMEGRSLVGRKPHDICRTGIARTFQNIRLFGGLSVIDNVRISFHKDVPYSLPAAVLRLPVFIRGEGWMDKKASKYLELLGLLEKKDELAKNLPYGDQRRLEIARALATNPKLVILDEPAAGMNPQETQELMKLILSLRDEFKLTILLIEHDMSLVMGLCERILVLDYGRTIAEGRPEEIKNNPRVIEAYLGEEVV from the coding sequence GTGGCGCTACTCGAAGTGAAGAACCTCTATAAGTCGTTCGGGGGTCTTAGCGCTCTGGTGGACTTCAACATGATGATTGAAGAAGGGGAACTAGTAGGCTTGATCGGTCCTAACGGAGCAGGCAAAACCACGGTCTTCAACCTCGTAACCGGCGTGTATCGTCCTGACCGGGGCTCGATTATGATGGAGGGAAGATCGCTTGTAGGTAGGAAGCCTCACGACATATGTCGAACTGGTATTGCGAGGACCTTTCAGAACATCAGGTTGTTCGGGGGGCTTTCAGTTATCGACAATGTGAGAATTTCCTTTCACAAAGACGTTCCTTATTCACTGCCTGCGGCAGTGCTGCGCTTGCCGGTCTTTATACGTGGCGAGGGGTGGATGGACAAAAAGGCTTCCAAATACCTAGAGTTGTTGGGTTTGCTAGAAAAGAAGGATGAATTAGCCAAAAACCTTCCTTACGGAGACCAACGCCGACTGGAGATAGCGAGAGCCCTGGCCACGAATCCAAAATTGGTGATATTAGACGAACCTGCAGCGGGGATGAATCCTCAGGAAACCCAGGAACTCATGAAGCTGATTCTCAGCTTGCGGGATGAATTTAAGTTAACCATATTGCTAATCGAACACGATATGTCCCTGGTTATGGGCTTGTGTGAAAGAATCCTGGTTTTGGACTATGGGCGTACAATTGCCGAAGGCAGACCTGAAGAGATTAAGAACAACCCTCGCGTTATCGAAGCTTACCTGGGAGAGGAAGTGGTTTAG
- the rplI gene encoding 50S ribosomal protein L9, with protein sequence MKVVLLREVKSLGKEGDVKEVSDGYARNYLIPRGLAVEATSVKLKELKEKSERKDRKLEREEEKAKTIKGRIDGQVLSLKVKAGEGGRLFGTVTAKDISDTLQKEFGVTVDKKRIEISEPIKHLGEYRVKIKLFPSISADIIVVLQAD encoded by the coding sequence GTGAAAGTAGTACTTTTGCGAGAGGTAAAGAGCCTGGGCAAAGAGGGAGATGTAAAAGAGGTATCAGATGGGTATGCCAGAAACTACTTAATTCCCCGCGGATTAGCGGTAGAAGCGACCTCGGTCAAATTAAAAGAACTCAAGGAAAAATCGGAACGGAAAGACCGAAAGCTGGAACGCGAAGAGGAAAAAGCCAAAACCATAAAGGGACGTATAGACGGGCAGGTCTTGTCCCTCAAGGTCAAGGCGGGAGAAGGGGGGCGACTCTTCGGTACGGTGACTGCGAAGGATATAAGCGATACTCTGCAGAAGGAATTCGGGGTGACCGTGGACAAGAAGAGAATAGAGATTTCGGAACCCATAAAGCATTTAGGAGAGTATCGGGTAAAGATAAAGCTGTTTCCTTCAATATCCGCTGATATAATTGTTGTGCTGCAGGCTGACTAG
- a CDS encoding single-stranded DNA-binding protein, with the protein MLNRVILIGRLTRDPEMRYTPNGTAVSRFTLAVDRPYANQAGERKADFIEIVAWRQLGETCAQYLGKGRLVAVEGRLQVRSYETQEGQKRRAYEVIADTVKFLDRAGQQGRTSSVAAGGRASDDWESLGEEVNLDEIDLIDDSEEEVPF; encoded by the coding sequence TTGCTTAACCGTGTGATACTTATAGGGAGGCTTACGCGCGACCCAGAGATGAGGTATACGCCCAACGGGACTGCTGTTAGCAGGTTCACCCTGGCGGTGGATCGTCCTTATGCTAACCAGGCTGGAGAAAGAAAAGCGGATTTTATAGAAATCGTAGCCTGGAGACAACTGGGAGAAACCTGTGCCCAATATTTAGGAAAGGGTCGCTTGGTGGCAGTAGAAGGAAGGTTGCAGGTACGTAGTTACGAAACCCAAGAAGGCCAGAAGCGCCGTGCCTATGAGGTAATAGCTGACACGGTAAAATTTTTAGACCGGGCCGGGCAGCAAGGGCGGACCTCGTCGGTGGCTGCTGGGGGCCGCGCGAGTGACGACTGGGAGTCTTTAGGGGAAGAAGTGAACTTGGATGAAATAGACTTGATCGACGATTCAGAGGAAGAGGTTCCTTTTTAA
- a CDS encoding nucleotidyltransferase family protein translates to MFREEFEVALHALLRATKEVYGDRLVSLAVFGSVGRGTPRPDSDIDLLLVADDMPRGRMKRMAEFVRVEEEMKAHLPQLNHISVDLSPVLKDRNEVLAGSLLFLDMIEDARILYDQGGFLASFLRKQKERLAELGAAKHYRKGAWYWVLKKDYKPGEKVEI, encoded by the coding sequence ATGTTTAGAGAAGAGTTTGAGGTGGCCTTGCACGCCCTCTTACGGGCAACAAAGGAGGTCTATGGTGACCGGCTTGTGTCGCTGGCAGTGTTCGGATCCGTAGGACGCGGTACTCCTCGCCCGGATTCGGATATTGACCTTTTACTGGTGGCGGATGACATGCCGCGGGGTCGGATGAAGAGAATGGCAGAGTTCGTTCGGGTGGAAGAAGAGATGAAAGCTCATCTTCCGCAACTGAATCACATCTCCGTTGACTTGTCACCTGTACTGAAGGACAGAAACGAAGTCTTGGCTGGAAGCCTGCTCTTTTTGGACATGATCGAAGACGCCAGGATCCTCTACGATCAAGGAGGTTTTTTGGCGAGTTTCTTGCGCAAACAGAAAGAACGGCTGGCCGAATTGGGAGCTGCTAAACACTACCGTAAAGGAGCGTGGTACTGGGTGCTCAAGAAAGACTATAAACCAGGGGAGAAGGTAGAAATATGA
- a CDS encoding alpha/beta hydrolase, whose amino-acid sequence MPDYSVIDHPDILQYLFFPRKDNAPGPPHSFDVSVNVDPDVFVSCRFYVESRDLPWILYFHGNGEVVSDHDDISLFYNRIGLNLVVADYRGYGASTGSPTFSNLVKDAHAIWDEVRATFSRRGYSGGLWVMGRSMGSVSALELASSYPDLIKGFIIESGFASPTRLIRHLGLPAHNVDLNKLETECLSMIREIRLPALIIHGQLDTLVPISEAKLLFEQLGSLQKKIEVIPYADHNNIIYVGLQSYFKAIYDFVFTSPK is encoded by the coding sequence GTGCCCGATTACTCCGTTATCGATCACCCTGATATCCTCCAGTATCTGTTTTTCCCCCGTAAGGATAATGCTCCTGGCCCTCCTCATAGTTTTGACGTTTCGGTAAATGTAGACCCTGATGTTTTTGTTTCTTGTCGCTTCTACGTGGAATCTCGGGATCTCCCTTGGATCTTGTACTTCCATGGCAACGGAGAGGTTGTCAGCGACCACGACGATATCTCTCTGTTCTATAACCGCATCGGCCTTAATCTAGTGGTAGCTGACTACCGCGGTTATGGAGCCAGTACCGGCTCGCCAACGTTTTCTAATCTGGTTAAAGATGCTCATGCTATATGGGATGAGGTTCGGGCAACTTTTTCTCGCAGAGGTTACTCGGGTGGATTATGGGTAATGGGCAGGTCAATGGGAAGTGTGTCGGCCCTAGAACTGGCCAGTTCGTATCCCGATCTTATCAAAGGGTTTATCATCGAAAGCGGGTTTGCCAGCCCTACCCGGCTGATACGCCATCTAGGCTTGCCCGCACACAACGTAGATTTAAATAAACTTGAAACGGAATGCCTGTCAATGATTCGGGAGATTAGGCTTCCTGCGCTGATTATTCACGGGCAGCTAGATACACTAGTGCCGATATCCGAAGCAAAGCTTTTGTTCGAGCAACTCGGGAGCTTGCAAAAAAAAATCGAGGTTATCCCGTATGCTGACCACAACAACATTATCTACGTAGGGCTGCAGTCTTACTTCAAAGCTATCTATGATTTCGTGTTTACCTCGCCTAAATAG
- the selD gene encoding selenide, water dikinase SelD, producing the protein MAGEARLTQMVRAAGUAAKIEPGALDGILNGLYSPSDPRLLVGFEKFDDAGVYLLRDDLALVQTVDFFTPMVDDPYWFGQVAAANALSDVYAMGGQPLTAMNIVCFPACGDIEVLREILRGGIDKLKEAGTVLVGGHSVDDNEPKYGLSVTGIVHPNQIIRNDTVKPGDIIFLTKPLGSGVIATAIKAEMAEKSVQVECIKWMTTLNRAAKDAALAAGVSAGTDVTGFGLVGHLFEMAKGSGVAVEVYADQLGFMTGAREYAAVGLIPGGAYANREYLGQRVVFEEGIDPEIKDLMYSPETSGGLLLAVGEDRKADLVRALDREGLPLFLVGRAIPSESPRVEVKGGR; encoded by the coding sequence ATGGCCGGGGAAGCAAGACTAACTCAGATGGTCCGAGCGGCTGGGTGAGCGGCCAAGATAGAGCCGGGGGCTCTGGACGGCATTTTAAACGGTTTATACAGTCCATCGGATCCCAGGTTGCTGGTGGGGTTTGAAAAGTTCGACGATGCAGGAGTATATCTTCTGCGTGATGACCTGGCTTTGGTTCAGACGGTGGATTTCTTCACTCCTATGGTGGACGATCCTTATTGGTTCGGGCAAGTAGCGGCCGCCAATGCTCTGAGTGATGTTTACGCCATGGGAGGGCAGCCTTTGACAGCCATGAACATAGTGTGTTTCCCGGCTTGTGGAGACATCGAAGTCTTACGGGAGATTCTTCGGGGTGGGATAGATAAGCTCAAGGAAGCAGGAACGGTATTGGTTGGAGGGCATTCGGTAGACGATAACGAACCGAAGTACGGGCTGTCGGTAACGGGGATCGTGCATCCTAACCAGATTATTCGCAACGATACGGTTAAACCAGGAGATATCATTTTTCTGACCAAGCCGCTCGGCTCAGGCGTCATTGCTACTGCGATCAAAGCCGAGATGGCAGAGAAGAGCGTGCAGGTCGAGTGTATCAAGTGGATGACTACGTTGAATCGTGCCGCCAAGGATGCTGCGTTGGCAGCGGGGGTTAGTGCCGGTACCGATGTTACCGGATTTGGCCTGGTGGGACACTTGTTTGAGATGGCAAAGGGCAGCGGGGTGGCTGTAGAGGTTTATGCAGACCAACTGGGATTTATGACCGGAGCTCGGGAGTATGCGGCTGTGGGCTTGATCCCTGGGGGGGCTTACGCTAACCGCGAATACCTAGGGCAACGGGTCGTGTTTGAGGAAGGGATAGATCCGGAGATTAAAGATCTCATGTATTCGCCCGAGACATCAGGAGGGTTGCTCCTAGCGGTTGGGGAAGACAGGAAGGCAGATCTTGTGAGAGCGTTAGATAGAGAAGGTCTTCCGCTGTTCTTGGTTGGCCGAGCAATACCGTCTGAAAGCCCGAGGGTGGAGGTTAAAGGGGGAAGGTAG